The genomic region AATTTCAACGCTTGCAATCACAAGAACTCCCCTTTTTTTAAGTTGGTTAACTGTAGAGATTTTAGACACTCTGTTACCTGAACGAGTTTCTCGTACCAATCCCAGAGTTGTAAAAAAACCTGTATCCAAGTTTCGCTCAAAAAAGCCAAGACATCGAGCCACCCCCTCCCGAACCAATCCTCCTATTTTCTTTATCCTCAGCACAGCGTAGCCTTAAATGAACCGTATTGTACCATTGATACTCGTTTGCGTGCGTTACGCCGGCACGTCATAATATGTGCAAATCCTTTTCGAGTAATATTGAAAGCGCCGAAAAGCTCCGATTGCCACTACAAAGCAATGACCATGCAGAAATCCGTTCCCATTAATTGGACGTTAATTCAACAGCGCCTCACTCCATATTTATTTTTACTACCAGCGCTGCTTGTTCTGGGGCTGACAGTCTTTTATCCTGCCCTGCAAGCATTTTACTTGAGTTTTACCCGTTACGAATACGACATAACTCAAGCACCGGAATGGATTGGTTTTGCTAACTTTCAACGTTTGTGGCAAGATAAAGTCTTTTGGCAAACTTTGGGAAATACAATATTGTATTTAGCGATCGCCGTGCCGATTTTGGTAGCAATTCCTTTGGTTTTGGCGATTTTAGTTAATCAGAAACTACGAGGAATGCACTGGTTTCGCGCTGCCTATTACACCCCAGTTATTATTTCTATGGTCGTAGCAGGGATTGCTTGGCGGTGGCTGTACGCCCAAAATGGCTTGCTGAATCAATTATTGAAACAAACTGGAATTTTAACTAGTGGTATACCCTGGCTGACTAGTCCCAGATTCGCCCTTTTTAGCGTCATCGCAGTGACAGTGTGGAAAGGACTAGGATACTACATGGTCATTTATTTAGCTGGGTTACAGTCGATTCCAACAGAATTATACGAAGCCGCTGCGATCGACGGCTCCGATGGTGTGCGCAAACACTGGGATGTTACAGTGCCATTAATGCGACCTTACTTAATGCTAGTAGCCGTCATTTCTGCCATTTCCGCCACCAAGGTTTTTGAAGAAATCTACATCATGACCAAAGGTGGACCCCGCAACAGTTCTAAAACTATTGTTTATTACCTTTACGAGCAAGCTTTTGGTAGTAGTTTAGACATTAGCTATGCCTGCACGATCGGTTTGGTAATGTTTTTAATTATCTTGGTCTTATCAATTTTGAATCTGAAGCTGTCGCCGAAAAGTTAGCAGTGTAGAGACGTTACATGTAACGTCTCTACACTTTCTT from Chroococcidiopsis sp. SAG 2025 harbors:
- a CDS encoding carbohydrate ABC transporter permease codes for the protein MTMQKSVPINWTLIQQRLTPYLFLLPALLVLGLTVFYPALQAFYLSFTRYEYDITQAPEWIGFANFQRLWQDKVFWQTLGNTILYLAIAVPILVAIPLVLAILVNQKLRGMHWFRAAYYTPVIISMVVAGIAWRWLYAQNGLLNQLLKQTGILTSGIPWLTSPRFALFSVIAVTVWKGLGYYMVIYLAGLQSIPTELYEAAAIDGSDGVRKHWDVTVPLMRPYLMLVAVISAISATKVFEEIYIMTKGGPRNSSKTIVYYLYEQAFGSSLDISYACTIGLVMFLIILVLSILNLKLSPKS